A DNA window from Bubalus bubalis isolate 160015118507 breed Murrah chromosome 20, NDDB_SH_1, whole genome shotgun sequence contains the following coding sequences:
- the CFL2 gene encoding cofilin-2, whose protein sequence is MASGVTVNDEVIKVFNDMKVRKSSTQEEIKKRKKAVLFCLSDDKRQIIVEEAKQILVGDIGDTVEDPYTSFVKLLPLNDCRYALYDATYETKESKKEDLVFIFWAPESAPLKSKMIYASSKDAIKKKFTGIKHEWQVNGLDDIKDRSTLGEKLGGNVVVSLEGKPL, encoded by the exons AAAGTTTTTAATGATATGAAAGTAAGGAAATCTTCTACACAAGAGgagatcaaaaaaagaaagaaagcagttcTCTTCTGTTTAAGCGATGACAAAAGACAAATAATTGTTGAGGAAGCAAAGCAGATCTTGGTGGGTGACATTGGTGATACTGTAGAGGACCCCTACACATCTTTTGTGAAGTTGCTACCTCTGAATGATTGCCGATATGCTTTGTACGATGCCACATACGAAACAAAAGAGTCTAAGAAAGAAGACCTAGTATTTATATTCTG ggCTCCTGAAAGTGCACCTTTAAAAAGCAAGATGATATATGCTAGCTCTAAAgatgccattaaaaagaaatttacag gtatAAAACATGAGTGGCAAGTAAATGGCTTGGATGATATAAAGGACCGTTCCACACTTGGAGAGAAATTGGGAGGCAATGTAGTAGTTTCACTTGAAGGAAAACCCTTATAA